In one Nicotiana sylvestris chromosome 8, ASM39365v2, whole genome shotgun sequence genomic region, the following are encoded:
- the LOC104249981 gene encoding snRNA-activating protein complex subunit isoform X1: MSDPEASADEHYVSIPRGGPIYISDMVGPLTKVADFEVSIFRELERLKAELSVDSLEMFDNEISIEDLKTFSEEELVAQAFEEAFKDDELIKESSQTLTEHLGTRRTDNRISVTELASFERSEREVDSSTIHDPSDYVARDNKGSDKSKSNKRKRGKNVHQKNAVDEDYVLKVEQLAKIKEKQEEEKAAARLHSFNGSCSSSHSASTSSSKIGRMTSLKSISSGTKVRAANARGHIAVHFPEVVLCIEVYHYKKTWVKTQEFLVLGRQFLTEMRDRIYCITDEIMKKTGQDDPSGYFLVEDVFCNDFRHPAAVDYSKPILNWLQDSKSEALEKWESIASGELPQKQKALLGSKIGPQLPHFKTAKMQVTRFCDLRFRLGAGYLYCHQGDCKHQVVIRDMRLIHPEDVQNRAAYPLITFQPKLRFQKCSVCKIFKAVKVTVDDKWAAENPCYFCDLCYYMLHYVNGSLLYDDFSVYEYLHE; the protein is encoded by the exons ATGTCGGACCCTGAGGCTTCAGCAGATGAACACTATGTTTCCATTCCTCGTGGTGGTCCTATTTACATTTCCGACATGGTTGGTCCACTCACTAAGGTTGCTGACTTTGAGGTCAGCATCTTCCGTGAACTTGAG CGGCTCAAGGCAGAGTTGTCCGTTGATTCACTTGAAATGTTTGATAATGAGATATC GATTGAAGATCTTAAAACTTTCAGTGAAGAGGAATTGGTGGCTCAGGCCTTTGAAGAAGCGTTTAAG GATGATGAGCTGATCAAAGAATCTTCACAAACTTTGACAGAGCACCTTGGTACAAG AAGAACAGATAACAGGATTTCAGTTACTGAACTTGCTTCATTTGAAAGGTCAGAAAGAGAAGTGGACTCTTCTACTATCCATGATCCCTCAGACTATGTCGCCCGCGACAACAAAGGTTCAGATAAAAGCAAGTCCAACAAGAGGAAGCGGGGGAAGAATGTTCATCAGAAGAATGCTGTTGAT GAAGACTATGTTCTGAAGGTGGAACAACTtgcaaaaattaaagaaaaacaagaGGAAGAGAAAGCAGCAGCAAGATTGCATTCTTTCAA TGGTAGTTGCAGCAGCAGCCACTCTGCTTCAACATCTTCCAGTAAGATTGGCAGGATGACGTCACTCAAGTCAATAAGTTCGGGAACAAAG GTGAGGGCAGCAAATGCTCGTGGACATATTGCAGTACACTTTCCAGAAGTTGTCCTCTGTATTGAGGTTTATCATTACAAAAAGACATGGGTAAAA ACTCAAGAATTTCTGGTCCTTGGGCGGCAATTTTTGACAGAAATGAGAGACAGGATATATTGCATTACTGATGAGATAATGAAGAAGACAGGCCAGGATGATCCGTCGGGCTATTTCCTTGTGGAG GATGTCTTTTGCAATGATTTTAGGCATCCTGCTGCTGTAGATTATAGTAAGCCAATACTTAATTGGCTTCAAGATTCTAAGAGTGAGGCGCTGGAAAAATGGGAATCTATCGCCTCTGGTGAACTGCCACAGAAACAAAAGGCCCTTCTAGGCAGTAAAATTGGACCACAATTGCCTCATTTCAAGACCGCTAAAATGCAAGTTACTCGTTTCTGTGACTTAAGATTTCGACTTGGTGCTGGATATCTTTATTGTCACCAG GGGGATTGCAAGCATCAAGTTGTAATAAGAGACATGAGGTTGATACATCCAGAGGACGTACAGAACCGAGCTGCATATCCGCTGATCACCTTTCAGCCTAAGTTGCGGTTCCAGAAATGCTCTGTTTGCAAGATTTTTAAAGCAGTTAAGGTGACAGTTGATGAtaaatgggctgctgaaaatcctTGCTACTTCTGTGACCTTTGCTATTACATGCTCCACTATGTAAACGGGTCGCTGCTTTACGATGATTTCTCTGTGTACGAATATCTCCATGAGTAA
- the LOC104249981 gene encoding snRNA-activating protein complex subunit isoform X2, translating to MSDPEASADEHYVSIPRGGPIYISDMVGPLTKVADFEVSIFRELERLKAELSVDSLEMFDNEISIEDLKTFSEEELVAQAFEEAFKDDELIKESSQTLTEHLGTRSEREVDSSTIHDPSDYVARDNKGSDKSKSNKRKRGKNVHQKNAVDEDYVLKVEQLAKIKEKQEEEKAAARLHSFNGSCSSSHSASTSSSKIGRMTSLKSISSGTKVRAANARGHIAVHFPEVVLCIEVYHYKKTWVKTQEFLVLGRQFLTEMRDRIYCITDEIMKKTGQDDPSGYFLVEDVFCNDFRHPAAVDYSKPILNWLQDSKSEALEKWESIASGELPQKQKALLGSKIGPQLPHFKTAKMQVTRFCDLRFRLGAGYLYCHQGDCKHQVVIRDMRLIHPEDVQNRAAYPLITFQPKLRFQKCSVCKIFKAVKVTVDDKWAAENPCYFCDLCYYMLHYVNGSLLYDDFSVYEYLHE from the exons ATGTCGGACCCTGAGGCTTCAGCAGATGAACACTATGTTTCCATTCCTCGTGGTGGTCCTATTTACATTTCCGACATGGTTGGTCCACTCACTAAGGTTGCTGACTTTGAGGTCAGCATCTTCCGTGAACTTGAG CGGCTCAAGGCAGAGTTGTCCGTTGATTCACTTGAAATGTTTGATAATGAGATATC GATTGAAGATCTTAAAACTTTCAGTGAAGAGGAATTGGTGGCTCAGGCCTTTGAAGAAGCGTTTAAG GATGATGAGCTGATCAAAGAATCTTCACAAACTTTGACAGAGCACCTTGGTACAAG GTCAGAAAGAGAAGTGGACTCTTCTACTATCCATGATCCCTCAGACTATGTCGCCCGCGACAACAAAGGTTCAGATAAAAGCAAGTCCAACAAGAGGAAGCGGGGGAAGAATGTTCATCAGAAGAATGCTGTTGAT GAAGACTATGTTCTGAAGGTGGAACAACTtgcaaaaattaaagaaaaacaagaGGAAGAGAAAGCAGCAGCAAGATTGCATTCTTTCAA TGGTAGTTGCAGCAGCAGCCACTCTGCTTCAACATCTTCCAGTAAGATTGGCAGGATGACGTCACTCAAGTCAATAAGTTCGGGAACAAAG GTGAGGGCAGCAAATGCTCGTGGACATATTGCAGTACACTTTCCAGAAGTTGTCCTCTGTATTGAGGTTTATCATTACAAAAAGACATGGGTAAAA ACTCAAGAATTTCTGGTCCTTGGGCGGCAATTTTTGACAGAAATGAGAGACAGGATATATTGCATTACTGATGAGATAATGAAGAAGACAGGCCAGGATGATCCGTCGGGCTATTTCCTTGTGGAG GATGTCTTTTGCAATGATTTTAGGCATCCTGCTGCTGTAGATTATAGTAAGCCAATACTTAATTGGCTTCAAGATTCTAAGAGTGAGGCGCTGGAAAAATGGGAATCTATCGCCTCTGGTGAACTGCCACAGAAACAAAAGGCCCTTCTAGGCAGTAAAATTGGACCACAATTGCCTCATTTCAAGACCGCTAAAATGCAAGTTACTCGTTTCTGTGACTTAAGATTTCGACTTGGTGCTGGATATCTTTATTGTCACCAG GGGGATTGCAAGCATCAAGTTGTAATAAGAGACATGAGGTTGATACATCCAGAGGACGTACAGAACCGAGCTGCATATCCGCTGATCACCTTTCAGCCTAAGTTGCGGTTCCAGAAATGCTCTGTTTGCAAGATTTTTAAAGCAGTTAAGGTGACAGTTGATGAtaaatgggctgctgaaaatcctTGCTACTTCTGTGACCTTTGCTATTACATGCTCCACTATGTAAACGGGTCGCTGCTTTACGATGATTTCTCTGTGTACGAATATCTCCATGAGTAA
- the LOC104249981 gene encoding snRNA-activating protein complex subunit isoform X3 has protein sequence MFDNEISIEDLKTFSEEELVAQAFEEAFKDDELIKESSQTLTEHLGTRRTDNRISVTELASFERSEREVDSSTIHDPSDYVARDNKGSDKSKSNKRKRGKNVHQKNAVDEDYVLKVEQLAKIKEKQEEEKAAARLHSFNGSCSSSHSASTSSSKIGRMTSLKSISSGTKVRAANARGHIAVHFPEVVLCIEVYHYKKTWVKTQEFLVLGRQFLTEMRDRIYCITDEIMKKTGQDDPSGYFLVEDVFCNDFRHPAAVDYSKPILNWLQDSKSEALEKWESIASGELPQKQKALLGSKIGPQLPHFKTAKMQVTRFCDLRFRLGAGYLYCHQGDCKHQVVIRDMRLIHPEDVQNRAAYPLITFQPKLRFQKCSVCKIFKAVKVTVDDKWAAENPCYFCDLCYYMLHYVNGSLLYDDFSVYEYLHE, from the exons ATGTTTGATAATGAGATATC GATTGAAGATCTTAAAACTTTCAGTGAAGAGGAATTGGTGGCTCAGGCCTTTGAAGAAGCGTTTAAG GATGATGAGCTGATCAAAGAATCTTCACAAACTTTGACAGAGCACCTTGGTACAAG AAGAACAGATAACAGGATTTCAGTTACTGAACTTGCTTCATTTGAAAGGTCAGAAAGAGAAGTGGACTCTTCTACTATCCATGATCCCTCAGACTATGTCGCCCGCGACAACAAAGGTTCAGATAAAAGCAAGTCCAACAAGAGGAAGCGGGGGAAGAATGTTCATCAGAAGAATGCTGTTGAT GAAGACTATGTTCTGAAGGTGGAACAACTtgcaaaaattaaagaaaaacaagaGGAAGAGAAAGCAGCAGCAAGATTGCATTCTTTCAA TGGTAGTTGCAGCAGCAGCCACTCTGCTTCAACATCTTCCAGTAAGATTGGCAGGATGACGTCACTCAAGTCAATAAGTTCGGGAACAAAG GTGAGGGCAGCAAATGCTCGTGGACATATTGCAGTACACTTTCCAGAAGTTGTCCTCTGTATTGAGGTTTATCATTACAAAAAGACATGGGTAAAA ACTCAAGAATTTCTGGTCCTTGGGCGGCAATTTTTGACAGAAATGAGAGACAGGATATATTGCATTACTGATGAGATAATGAAGAAGACAGGCCAGGATGATCCGTCGGGCTATTTCCTTGTGGAG GATGTCTTTTGCAATGATTTTAGGCATCCTGCTGCTGTAGATTATAGTAAGCCAATACTTAATTGGCTTCAAGATTCTAAGAGTGAGGCGCTGGAAAAATGGGAATCTATCGCCTCTGGTGAACTGCCACAGAAACAAAAGGCCCTTCTAGGCAGTAAAATTGGACCACAATTGCCTCATTTCAAGACCGCTAAAATGCAAGTTACTCGTTTCTGTGACTTAAGATTTCGACTTGGTGCTGGATATCTTTATTGTCACCAG GGGGATTGCAAGCATCAAGTTGTAATAAGAGACATGAGGTTGATACATCCAGAGGACGTACAGAACCGAGCTGCATATCCGCTGATCACCTTTCAGCCTAAGTTGCGGTTCCAGAAATGCTCTGTTTGCAAGATTTTTAAAGCAGTTAAGGTGACAGTTGATGAtaaatgggctgctgaaaatcctTGCTACTTCTGTGACCTTTGCTATTACATGCTCCACTATGTAAACGGGTCGCTGCTTTACGATGATTTCTCTGTGTACGAATATCTCCATGAGTAA
- the LOC104212993 gene encoding CBS domain-containing protein CBSX5-like: MAVNFLNRNVSDLCVGKPALRPLPAAATIAEALAVLKKSGEANVSVWSCDHLKKVLEGSNCECCCVGKICMVDVICFLCKNENLDNPSKALEAPVLQILPKGNHIVRHLAPNSSLLEAIDYILEGTQNLVIPIQKCVSTNTRKTLSKSSSLSCKHHDGVEYCWLTQEDIVRFLLNSVGVFSPMPTFSIESLNIIDNNVMTVCYHDPAISALDSLALAHVEQTSVAVVDDHDKLIGEISLFTLAYCDETAAAAAILTLSAGDLMAYIDCGGPPDDLIELVKTRLQEKKLGAVLELMDEEFSLSSSSSSASSCSSDDELGVCRNNVSGRYSSARRAEAITCYASSSLVAVMIQALAHRASSVWVMDEDNTLIGCVTFKGILKVFRSPANARPATK; the protein is encoded by the exons ATGGCGGTTAATTTTCTGAACCGGAATGTGTCAGATTTGTGCGTAGGGAAACCGGCGTTAAGGCCATTACCGGCGGCAGCCACCATAGCGGAGGCGTTAGCGGTGTTGAAAAAGTCCGGCGAAGCTAACGTGAGCGTGTGGAGCTGTGACCATTTGAAGAAGGTTCTAGAAGGTAGTAATTGTGAGTGCTGTTGTGTTGGGAAGATTTGTATGGTGGATGTGATTTGCTTTTTATGTAAAAACGAGAATTTGGATAATCCTTCCAAGGCTCTTGAGGCACCTGTGTTGCAGATTTTGCCGAAAGGGAATCATATTGTGAGGCATTTGGCGCCCAATTCAAG CTTGCTGGAAGCAATAGATTACATTCTGGAAGGCACACAGAACCTGGTTATACCGATCCAAAAGTGCGTGAGCACAAATACTAGGAAAACGCTGAGTAAATCTTCCTCTCTGAGTTGCAAACATCATGACGGAGTTGAATACTGCTGGCTAACGCAAGAAGACATTGTCCGTTTCCTTCTGAATTCTGTTGGTGTCTTCTCCCCTATGCCCACATTTTCAATTGAATCGCTCAACATCATAGATAATAACGTCATGACTGTATGTTACCATGATCCTGCGATCTCTGCCTTAGATTCCCTTGCTCTTGCACACGTTGAGCAAACTTCAGTGGCTGTTGTTGATGATCACGACAAATTAATTGGTGAAATCTCCCTCTTCACTCTTGCATACTGCGATGAAacggcagcagcagcagcaatattGACCCTTTCAGCCGGTGATCTGATGGCTTACATTGACTGTGGTGGTCCTCCAGACGACTTGATCGAGCTGGTGAAGACGAGGCTGCAAGAGAAAAAGCTTGGCGCAGTATTGGAACTAATGGATGAAGAGTTCTCATTGTCTTCGTCATCATCCTCAGCTTCAAGTTGTTCTTCTGATGACGAGTTAGGGGTTTGCAGAAATAATGTTTCAGGACGATATTCATCAGCAAGAAGGGCGGAGGCAATCACGTGTTATGCAAGCAGTTCGTTGGTGGCTGTGATGATTCAAGCACTTGCACATCGCGCAAGTTCCGTTTGGGTCATGGATGAGGATAACACTTTGATTGGTTGTGTAACATTTAAAGGAATTCTGAAAGTTTTCAGGAGTCCTGCGAATGCGAGGCCTGCAACCAAATAA
- the LOC138874729 gene encoding uncharacterized protein, with product MGSLAYILVGERPLALDVQALDNKFVRLDISESSHVLACTIFRYSLFEHIRERQYDDPHFLVLRDIVRHGGAKQVTVGDDRVLRMQGHVCIPNMDELRELILEEAHSSRYFIHPATANMYQDLRQHYWRRRMKKDIVEYVSRCLICQQVMYEHQRHGGLLQKI from the coding sequence atgggcagccttgcgtacattctagtcggtgagagacctcttgcattagatgttcaggccttggacaaTAAGTTCGTGAGGCTGGATATTTCTGAGTCTAGccatgttctagcttgtacaatCTTTCGGTATTCATTGTTTGAGCacatcagggagcggcagtatgatgaccctcattttcttgtccttagggacatagtgcggcacggtggtgccaagcaggttacggttggagatgatagagttttgaggatgcagggtcatgtTTGTATTCCTAATATGGATGAACTTCGtgagttaattctagaggaggcccacagttcccgatATTTTATCCATCCGGCCACTGCCaatatgtatcaggacttgcgccAGCATTATTGgcggaggagaatgaagaaggatatagtggaaTATGTGTCTCGGTGTCTAATTTGTCAACAAGTAATGTATGAACATCAGAGACATGGTGGTTTACTTCAGAAGATATag